The Streptomyces sp. NBC_00510 genomic interval AGGCCCTGGTCGTCACGCGGGCGGACGGCCAGCGGCTGCGACCGCTGCTCACCGACCACAACGCGGACTTCCTCGGCCGTACGGAGGCCTTCGACCAGGCGGCCGACGCCATAGAGGGCTGGGCCTCCGAGCTGAGCCGCTGAGGTCTCGGCGGGCGGTCGACGAGGGGTGCGACGAGGCCCCGGCCCTCCGGGAGGCACACGGGTGGCGGGAGACGGCGTACAGGCGACAGCCGGGCGTCATCGGGGGTTTGCCTGCGGCTGTTAGCGTCCGGCCGACCCGGCCCGCCGAGGACCTGGAGCGACTCTTGCTCGCACCGCCGCATCCGAACACGCTCCTCACCCCTCCCGCGCCGCTGCCCGCGCTGGAACCGCTGCGGGGCCGCACCGTCGTCGTGAAGTTCGGCGGGCACGCCATGACCGACGGGTCGTTGCTGCGCACCTTCGCCGAGGACGTGGTGCGGCTGCGGCGGACCGGCGTGCGGGCCGTGGTGGTGCACGGGGGCGGTCCGCAGATCAGCGCGCAGCTGGACCGGCTGGGCGTACCCGCGCATTTCCTGGGCGGGCAGCGCGTCACCACGCCGGAGACGCTGGACGTGGTGCGGATGGTGCTCGCCGGCAAGGTGCAGCGGGAGCTGGTGCGGCTGTTCAACGAGCACGGCCCGTACGCCGTCGGGCTCACCGGCGAGGACGCGCACACGCTCACAGCGGTGCGCCGGTACGCCGAGGTCGGCGGGGAGCTGATGGACATCGGCCTGGTCGGGGACGTGACGGAGGTCAACACGGCCGCCGTGGACATGCTGCTGGACCACGGGCACATCCCGGTGGTCTCGCCGCTCGGCCGCGGCACGGACGGCGAGGTCTACAACGTCAACGCGGACGCGGCCGCCGGCGCGCTCGCCGCCGCGCTGGGCGCCGAGGCCCTGGTGGTCCTGACCGACGTGCCCGGGCTGTACGCGGACTGGCCGTGCCGGGAGCGGGTGCTGGACCGGCTGACCGCCACCGAGCTGGAACGCATGCTGCCGTCCCTCGGGGACGGCATGGTGCCGAAGATGGAGAGCTGCCTGCGCGCGGTCCGCGCCGGTGTCCGTACCGCACGGGTGCTGGACGGGCGCGCCCCGCACGCCCTGCTGCGCGCGCTGACCGGCGCCCCCGGGGAGGCCGGGACGACCGTCCTGCCGGGCTGAGGCCGGGCCCCGTTCAGGGCGTCTGCGGCGCCTTCCCGCGCAGGGCGATCGCCCGCTGCATGGCCTTGCGTGCCCGCGGGGTGTCGCGGGCGTCGTGGTAGGCGACCGCGAGCCGGAACCACGACCGCCAGTCCTCCGGGGCGGCCTCCGTCTCGGCCTTGCGCCGGGCGAAGACCGCGTCGGCGGAGGCACGGTCGACGCGGCCGCTCGGGGTGCGCACCAGCTCGTCCTCCGGCAGGCCGCCCTCGGCCTCCAGCTCCCGGGCGAGCCGGTCCGCGTTGCGCGCGAACTGCGTCGTGCGGACCAGGAACCAGACACCGACCAACGGCAGCACGAGCACCGCCACGCCGAGGACCACCGTGACCGGGCGGCCGTCCTGGATCAGCCAGACGCCACGGGCGCCGGCCAGCACGAAGTACACGACCAGGACGGCCGCGAGGACGAAGTAGGTGATCTTTGCGCGCATGGTGGGCGAACCGGCTCTCAGTCTGTCGTCTCTCGGTCGGTCAGTCGAGGTCCATGAAGTGCTCCAGGCCGAAGGTGAGTCCCGGCGTGGAGACGACCCTGCGCACACCGAGCAGCACGCCCGGCATGAAGGAGCCGCGGTTCATGGAGTCGTGACGGATGGTGAGGACCTCGCCGGCGTCGCCGAAGAGCACCTCCTGGTGGGCGACGAGACCGCGCAGCCGCACCGCGTGCACGGGCACGCCCTCGACGTCGGCGCCGCGCGCGCCGTCCAGGGCGGTGGCGGTGGCGTCCGGCTGCGCGCCGAGCCCGGCCTCGCGGCGGGCGTCGGCGATGAGCTGCGCGGTGCGCACGGCGGTGCCGCTGGGGGCGTCGACCTTGTCCGGGTGGTGGAGTTCGACGATCTCCGCGGACTCGAAGAAGCGGGCCGCCTGGCGGGCGAAGCGCATGGCCAGGACCGCCCCGATGCCGAAGTTCGGCGCGATGAGCACACCGGTGCCCGGCGCGGCGCCGAGCCAGCCGCGCAGGGTGTCCAGGCGCTCGTCGGTCCAGCCGGTGGTGCCGACGACGGCGTGGATGCCGTGCCGCAGGCAGAAGTCGAGGTTGCCCATGACCGAGCCCGGGGTGGTCAGTTCCACCGCGACCTGGGCCCCGTTCTCGGCGAGGGTCTCCAGCTTGTCCTCGCGGCCGATCGCCGCCACGAGTTCCAGGTCGTCCGCGGCCTCGACGGCCTTGACCGCCTCGGCGCCCATCCGGCCGCGGGCCCCGATCACACCCACACGGATCTTGCTCATCGTTCCAGTCCTCCGGTCCAGACGTTCGAGACGGTCGGTACGGCTCAGGCTCAGACGACGGACTCGTGCAGGCGGGCGGCCTGCCGGTCCTTCAGCGGGCCTATGACGGCCAGCGAGGGACGCTGTCCCAGGACGTCGCGGGCGACCGCGCGCACCTCGTCGGGGGTGACCGCGGCGATCCTCTCCAGTGTGGCGTCCACCGACATCTGCTCGCCCCAGCAGAGCTCGCTCTTGCCGATCCGGTTCATGAGCGAGCCGGTGTCCTCCAGGCTGAGCACGGTCGAGCCGGAGAACTGACCGATGGCGCGGTGCAGTTCCTCGTCGCTCAGCCCGTGCTCGGCGACCTGGTCGAGCTCCTCGCGGCAGATCTTCAGGACCTCGTGGACGCGCCGCGGCTGGCAGCCGGCGTACACGCCGAACAGGCCGCAGTCCGCGAAGGACGAGGTGTACGAGTAGACGCTGTAGGCGAGGCCGCGCTTCTCGCGGACCTCCTGGAACAGCCGGGAGCTCATCCCGCCGCCGAGCGCCGTGTTGAGCACGCCCAGCGCCCAGCGCCGGTCGTCGTGCCGGGACAGCCCCGGCATGCCGAGCACGACGTGGGCCTGCTCGGTGCGGCGCTCCAGCAGCTCCACGCGGCCCTGGCCGCGGATCGTGCGCGCGCCGCC includes:
- the dapB gene encoding 4-hydroxy-tetrahydrodipicolinate reductase, which codes for MSKIRVGVIGARGRMGAEAVKAVEAADDLELVAAIGREDKLETLAENGAQVAVELTTPGSVMGNLDFCLRHGIHAVVGTTGWTDERLDTLRGWLGAAPGTGVLIAPNFGIGAVLAMRFARQAARFFESAEIVELHHPDKVDAPSGTAVRTAQLIADARREAGLGAQPDATATALDGARGADVEGVPVHAVRLRGLVAHQEVLFGDAGEVLTIRHDSMNRGSFMPGVLLGVRRVVSTPGLTFGLEHFMDLD
- the argB gene encoding acetylglutamate kinase, with product MPALEPLRGRTVVVKFGGHAMTDGSLLRTFAEDVVRLRRTGVRAVVVHGGGPQISAQLDRLGVPAHFLGGQRVTTPETLDVVRMVLAGKVQRELVRLFNEHGPYAVGLTGEDAHTLTAVRRYAEVGGELMDIGLVGDVTEVNTAAVDMLLDHGHIPVVSPLGRGTDGEVYNVNADAAAGALAAALGAEALVVLTDVPGLYADWPCRERVLDRLTATELERMLPSLGDGMVPKMESCLRAVRAGVRTARVLDGRAPHALLRALTGAPGEAGTTVLPG